From the Helianthus annuus cultivar XRQ/B chromosome 17, HanXRQr2.0-SUNRISE, whole genome shotgun sequence genome, the window GAAGATTATTTGAATATTGAGAAGTCGGGTGAAATGAACCCGAAGCATTCGCCCAAGGTGTTGCAGAAATGGAGGGACATGTGTGATCGTGTTAAGAACCCGAAGCGACTGTTTCATTTAACCGCAAACGACCAGAAGCACCACGAGGCTGCTGCAATGCCCTCAACAAATCAGGTCAGCTAGTACTCTTGTTTCTACTTTAACTGATTTCTCCTTGATATATTACTTAATTACCGTTTTGTGGAATTACTAATCATGTTCAGAAGTTGAGGGTTGTGGTCTTGGTGTCAAAGGTGGCATTTCGTCATCTCAGTGGTGAGTTTAatcttaatatatatattatatcatTTCCTTCATCATGTAATGTTATTCTTATGAACATTATGATCATACATGCAGGTGTAGAAGCTAGCAGCAGCCACATGATGGTACCAGAGGAATTCAAGGCAAGTGGTTTTAGTATCAGTGCTAATGATGCAGGCTCCATTGTTGAGGGCCATAACCCCGAAAAGCTAACACTTCATGGTGGGATTGAAGGTCTTGCTGCCAAGCTCAAGACGTGTACCACTATTGAGATTGCAATAGATGATAAAGAGTTGACTTGCAATGGAAGATAAAATCGCCATTAACAACGCCGAATTGTACCTGGGCCAATGACTGGGGTCTGAATATTCCCTGCATAAAGCTGAGAAGGCTACAACAAACAAAAAAGTCCCTATTcacaattttttttgaacggtgaacTTCATTAAAACGGCTAGTCCTCAAAACGAGGACCGCCAAAAAAAAAACGATAACAACATATAGAATGGGAAAACAGCCCAATCCTTCCACATAATAGAGTTAAACCTAGATCGATTCTTAAGCCATAAAAAAGAAAGGGATTTAACTAAAGCCACAACATCGGCTACCTTAGGCGTAGTGTTGTCGAAGACCTTTTTATTTCTAGCATTCCAAATCGCCCAACATGTCGTCATTACAACCCCCTTATAACTTTCTTCGCCCACTTTTGCACATTCTTGTAAAACTTGAGCAAATCTTTAATGTCAACAATCATAACATAGTCGAGTTTACACCATTTCCCTATTCACAATGGTTTTGCATCATTTATGATATATCTTTGTATATAACATTAATTGTGATTATGTTTTTCAAAGAAGAATTACTTTGGTAAAAACAAAATGCAGAGTTTATAGATTTCAGAAGTAGATTTTAACAAAAAGTTATAAGATtgtattatgtttttattttacaTTTTGTTTTATCACAACGATCTCACTCAACAACAAAATACAACACTCAACAAA encodes:
- the LOC110924144 gene encoding putative calcium-transporting ATPase 7, plasma membrane-type, which gives rise to MEDYLNIEKSGEMNPKHSPKVLQKWRDMCDRVKNPKRLFHLTANDQKHHEAAAMPSTNQKLRVVVLVSKVAFRHLSGVEASSSHMMVPEEFKASGFSISANDAGSIVEGHNPEKLTLHGGIEGLAAKLKTCTTIEIAIDDKELTCNGR